A single Stutzerimonas stutzeri DNA region contains:
- a CDS encoding hybrid sensor histidine kinase/response regulator produces MSPKKNISLLFVEDSPHDAELALLTLERTHYTVDTEIVYDRAGVVEALQRRRFDLILSDLILPGYSGSQALQDARQLAPETPFIFLSGVFGEEHAVNMMRSGAVDYVLKQNLNFLPKAIERALSEVQERHGRLRAEEALREVEVRARLAIDAAGLGMWDYELQSGTMILDHRCRTMLGLPDDAAVNIKVLGALCHPDDLQRIRRKIQDTLTDEGDKEFTIDYRVLLDDGRTRWVETRGQGFFEEGACKRFIGVVMDITEQKLATEALKRMNETLGERVEARTRERDRTWELSRDLLAVMRFDTTVVALNPAWEGTLGWPRETLIDQPLWSLVHPDDISATLEETDRIRRGNFTDRFVNRMQHRDGGYRWLSWTAVPEGERMYAAGRDITSEIAAVDRLAAANRELTEQIRERERIEATLQQMQRLEAVGQLTAGVAHDFNNLLTVILTSASFLKNDLERGAPLSKSLSRLQYIQESGERGATLTSQLLAFARRQQLAPKAVDLNDTLVGLLSLLHSTLGGAVTIETDTCAGLWHALVDPTQIEMIILNLAINARDAMGSGGRLSLSTANAVIDTPALRAEEPGPGEYVVLSVRDTGSGMSDEVLQKAFEPFFTTKEVGKGSGLGLAQVFGFAKQSGGGARIETELGVGTTVRVYLPRVQAPELPITAPECLHSTPIGDASNTVLLVDDDQSVREVTAQMLVNLGYSVIQAESGHRALQVLKDGTKVDLLLADFAMPGMNGGELARAVLSSFPKLPVVFVTGYAELGELGMGSSTIIQKPFREDHLASKILGALTEASPA; encoded by the coding sequence ATGTCACCGAAAAAAAATATCAGCCTCCTGTTCGTTGAAGACAGTCCGCACGACGCCGAGCTGGCACTCCTGACGCTGGAACGGACCCATTACACCGTCGACACGGAAATCGTCTACGACCGTGCCGGTGTCGTCGAGGCACTGCAACGGCGCCGCTTCGATCTGATCCTTTCGGATCTCATTCTGCCCGGCTACTCGGGCAGCCAGGCGCTCCAGGACGCCAGGCAACTGGCCCCCGAAACGCCTTTCATCTTTCTATCCGGCGTGTTTGGCGAAGAACACGCCGTCAACATGATGCGCTCCGGCGCCGTCGACTACGTACTCAAGCAAAATCTGAATTTTCTGCCCAAGGCAATCGAGCGCGCGTTGAGCGAAGTGCAGGAGCGCCACGGCCGGCTTCGCGCCGAGGAGGCGCTGCGCGAGGTGGAGGTGCGCGCGCGTCTGGCCATCGATGCGGCGGGCCTGGGGATGTGGGACTACGAGCTGCAGAGCGGCACGATGATTCTCGATCATCGCTGCCGCACGATGCTCGGCCTGCCCGACGACGCCGCGGTGAACATCAAGGTGCTCGGCGCGCTCTGCCATCCTGATGATCTGCAGCGCATACGCAGGAAAATCCAGGACACCCTTACCGACGAAGGGGACAAGGAATTCACCATCGACTATCGGGTACTGCTCGACGATGGCCGGACGCGCTGGGTGGAAACCCGTGGCCAGGGCTTTTTCGAGGAGGGTGCCTGCAAGCGCTTCATTGGCGTGGTGATGGATATCACCGAACAGAAGCTGGCGACCGAAGCGCTCAAGCGCATGAACGAAACGCTCGGCGAGCGCGTCGAGGCCCGCACCCGCGAGCGCGACCGCACCTGGGAGCTGTCCCGCGACCTGCTTGCAGTGATGCGTTTCGATACCACCGTCGTCGCCCTCAATCCGGCCTGGGAAGGCACGCTCGGCTGGCCGCGCGAAACGCTCATTGACCAACCCCTCTGGTCGCTGGTCCACCCGGACGATATCAGCGCAACGCTCGAGGAGACGGATCGGATCCGTCGAGGCAACTTCACTGATCGCTTCGTCAATCGCATGCAGCACCGCGACGGCGGCTACCGCTGGCTGTCATGGACCGCGGTGCCCGAAGGCGAACGGATGTACGCCGCAGGGCGCGACATCACCAGCGAGATCGCTGCTGTGGACCGGCTCGCGGCGGCCAACCGCGAGTTGACGGAGCAGATCAGGGAACGTGAACGCATCGAGGCGACGCTGCAGCAGATGCAGCGTCTGGAGGCCGTCGGCCAGCTCACCGCTGGCGTCGCGCATGATTTCAATAACCTGCTGACCGTGATTCTCACCAGCGCCAGCTTTCTCAAGAACGACCTGGAACGCGGCGCGCCGCTGTCCAAGTCATTGAGCCGGCTGCAGTACATTCAGGAATCGGGCGAACGCGGCGCGACCCTGACCAGCCAATTGCTGGCCTTCGCTCGTCGCCAGCAGCTGGCCCCGAAGGCGGTGGATCTCAACGATACCCTGGTCGGCCTGCTCAGTCTTTTGCACAGCACGCTCGGCGGTGCCGTGACCATCGAGACCGACACCTGCGCCGGGCTCTGGCATGCCCTGGTCGATCCGACCCAGATCGAAATGATCATCCTCAACCTGGCGATCAATGCGCGCGACGCCATGGGCTCGGGTGGGCGCTTGTCCCTCAGCACCGCGAACGCGGTGATCGACACGCCAGCGCTGCGGGCAGAAGAGCCCGGCCCTGGCGAGTACGTGGTTCTGTCGGTCAGGGATACGGGCTCAGGCATGAGCGACGAGGTGCTGCAGAAAGCCTTCGAGCCGTTCTTCACCACCAAGGAGGTGGGCAAGGGATCGGGGCTCGGGTTGGCGCAGGTATTCGGCTTTGCCAAGCAGTCGGGCGGCGGTGCGCGGATAGAGACGGAACTGGGGGTGGGGACGACCGTCCGGGTTTATCTGCCGCGCGTCCAGGCGCCCGAGCTGCCGATCACGGCGCCGGAGTGCCTCCACAGCACCCCGATCGGCGATGCGTCGAATACCGTCCTGCTGGTCGACGATGACCAGAGCGTGCGCGAGGTGACCGCGCAGATGCTGGTCAATCTGGGCTATTCGGTGATCCAGGCGGAAAGCGGGCACAGGGCGCTGCAAGTGCTCAAGGACGGCACCAAGGTTGATTTGCTGCTGGCGGATTTCGCCATGCCGGGCATGAATGGCGGCGAACTGGCGCGCGCCGTCCTGTCGAGTTTTCCCAAGCTGCCGGTGGTATTCGTCACCGGCTACGCCGAGCTTGGAGAGCTGGGCATGGGCAGTTCCACGATCATCCAGAAACCTTTCCGCGAAGATCACCTGGCCAGCAAGATTCTCGGAGCGCTTACCGAAGCGAGTCCGGCCTGA
- a CDS encoding response regulator yields the protein MLKPILLVEDNPHDLELTLVALERSQLANDVIVMRDGAESLDYLLRRGEYAHRADGNPAVLLLDLKLPKVDGLEVLKTVRETPELRSIPVVMLTSSREEPDLMKAYELGVNAYVVKPVEFRDFVAAISDLGIFWAVLNEPPPGSFRLKRQRRGAPGDEEPS from the coding sequence ATGCTCAAACCGATTCTTTTGGTAGAAGACAATCCTCACGACCTGGAGCTGACACTGGTCGCGCTCGAGCGCAGCCAGCTGGCCAACGATGTGATTGTCATGCGCGACGGTGCCGAGTCACTCGATTACCTGTTGCGTCGCGGCGAATATGCCCATCGCGCCGATGGCAATCCGGCCGTGCTGTTGCTTGACCTCAAGCTGCCCAAGGTGGACGGCCTGGAGGTGCTGAAGACCGTCCGCGAAACCCCGGAACTGCGCAGCATACCGGTCGTGATGCTGACGTCCTCGCGTGAAGAGCCCGACCTGATGAAGGCCTACGAACTTGGGGTGAACGCATACGTGGTCAAGCCGGTCGAATTCCGGGACTTTGTCGCGGCTATTTCCGACCTAGGCATCTTCTGGGCTGTTCTCAACGAGCCACCACCGGGTTCGTTTCGGCTAAAGCGCCAACGCCGCGGTGCGCCGGGCGACGAGGAGCCAAGCTGA
- a CDS encoding ATP-binding protein → MASSNDRDRLEQAVALCGEEPIHIPGSIQPHGFLLVLHEPQLTIIQASENVSQWLGVDAHALLGRPLTELIGECGFAERLAALAEDDHNPFHLSDISFSLPERADPPSFALMAHRYDGRLIVEFERAGSSGKAYDTLYPLMRTFVVQLQEAQDLELICQLAVREVKRITGFGRVKAYRFDAQGNGLVLAEEADDGYPRYLGLHFPASDIPPQARQLYRNNLIRVIQDANYQPCPLVPPINPDTGRPLDLSFASLRSVSPVHLQYMRNMGTLASMSISIVIQGELWGMISCHDASPRAVGYQTRTACELLGRILSLQIEAKEAAALAQRKLELRRQIVDMLSAMADRDSVVEGFKSLPAVVLDFASANGAAIVSGDHHETVGETPPPALLARLTLWLSQQHERLVFSTDCVTHDIPAVPELAEHCAGLLAISISRLHPHYLLWFRREQIKTVNWAGQADKQRDDQGGLTPRDSFESWRETVRGYARPWQEVEMEGALELRTAVLGIVLRKAEEMAQLAGELRESNKELESFSYSVSHDLRAPLRHIAGYAELLAELEGSKLSDRGIRFLDNISDAARFAGTLVDNLLSFSQMGRAALRLSDVNLHALVESIRRELAPDCEGRQIEWQVRAMPVVVADAAFIHMALRNLISNAIKYSRTREHATIEIGAEQRAEETIVYVRDNGVGFNMQYANKLFGVFQRLHRMEEFEGTGIGLASVRRIVERHDGQVWANGEVNQGATFFFSLPRLTYASSN, encoded by the coding sequence GTGGCATCCTCCAACGACCGCGACAGACTCGAGCAGGCCGTCGCTCTATGTGGTGAAGAACCCATCCACATCCCCGGCAGTATCCAGCCTCACGGGTTTCTGCTGGTGCTCCACGAACCCCAGCTGACCATTATCCAAGCGAGTGAAAACGTATCGCAGTGGCTGGGCGTGGACGCGCACGCGCTGCTGGGACGCCCGCTTACCGAACTGATTGGCGAATGCGGCTTCGCCGAACGCCTGGCTGCGCTGGCCGAGGATGACCACAATCCGTTCCACCTCAGCGATATCAGCTTCAGCCTGCCGGAGCGCGCCGACCCGCCATCGTTCGCCCTGATGGCGCACCGTTATGATGGAAGGCTCATCGTCGAGTTCGAGCGCGCGGGCAGTTCCGGAAAGGCCTACGACACCCTGTATCCGCTGATGCGAACCTTTGTCGTGCAATTGCAGGAGGCCCAGGATCTTGAACTGATCTGCCAACTGGCCGTACGCGAAGTCAAGCGCATCACCGGCTTCGGGCGGGTCAAGGCTTATCGCTTCGATGCTCAGGGCAACGGGCTGGTACTGGCCGAAGAAGCCGATGACGGGTATCCGCGCTACCTCGGGCTGCATTTTCCGGCCTCGGATATTCCGCCGCAGGCGCGCCAGCTCTATCGCAACAACCTGATCCGCGTGATACAGGATGCCAATTACCAGCCGTGCCCCCTGGTCCCGCCGATCAATCCGGACACCGGTCGCCCGCTGGACCTGAGTTTCGCCTCGCTGCGTAGCGTGTCGCCGGTGCACCTGCAATACATGCGCAACATGGGCACGCTTGCATCGATGTCCATTTCGATCGTCATTCAGGGCGAGCTGTGGGGCATGATTTCCTGCCACGACGCCTCGCCGCGCGCTGTGGGCTACCAGACCCGTACGGCGTGCGAACTGTTGGGGCGCATCCTGTCGCTGCAGATAGAAGCCAAAGAGGCGGCCGCGTTGGCCCAGCGCAAACTGGAACTGCGCCGGCAGATCGTCGACATGCTTTCGGCCATGGCTGACAGGGACAGCGTCGTTGAAGGATTCAAGAGCTTGCCGGCGGTTGTGCTCGATTTCGCCAGTGCCAACGGCGCCGCGATCGTCTCTGGCGATCATCACGAAACCGTCGGCGAAACCCCGCCCCCCGCGCTTCTGGCCCGACTGACCCTGTGGTTGTCACAGCAGCACGAGCGCCTGGTGTTCAGTACCGATTGCGTGACGCACGACATCCCGGCCGTGCCTGAACTGGCCGAACACTGCGCAGGACTGCTGGCGATCTCGATTTCGCGCCTGCATCCGCACTACTTGCTCTGGTTCCGCCGGGAGCAGATCAAGACGGTGAACTGGGCCGGTCAGGCCGACAAACAGCGCGACGATCAGGGCGGGCTCACTCCTCGCGACAGTTTCGAAAGCTGGCGCGAGACGGTTCGCGGCTATGCGCGCCCCTGGCAGGAAGTGGAAATGGAAGGTGCGCTCGAACTGCGCACCGCCGTGCTCGGCATCGTCCTGCGCAAAGCCGAGGAAATGGCCCAGCTCGCCGGCGAGCTGCGTGAAAGCAACAAGGAGCTCGAGTCGTTTTCCTACAGCGTCTCGCATGATCTGCGCGCCCCCCTGCGGCATATCGCCGGCTACGCGGAGCTGTTGGCCGAACTGGAGGGCAGCAAGCTGAGCGACCGCGGTATTCGCTTTCTGGACAACATCAGCGATGCGGCCCGTTTCGCGGGCACGCTGGTGGATAACCTGCTGAGTTTTTCCCAGATGGGCCGCGCGGCCCTGCGCCTGTCGGACGTCAACCTCCATGCGCTGGTCGAATCCATTCGTCGGGAACTGGCGCCGGACTGCGAAGGCCGGCAGATAGAATGGCAGGTCCGGGCAATGCCTGTGGTCGTGGCCGATGCTGCTTTTATCCACATGGCTCTGCGCAACCTGATCTCGAACGCCATCAAATACAGCCGCACGCGCGAACATGCCACGATCGAGATCGGGGCCGAACAACGCGCCGAGGAAACCATCGTCTACGTCCGCGACAACGGCGTGGGCTTCAACATGCAGTACGCCAACAAGCTATTCGGTGTCTTCCAGCGTCTGCACCGGATGGAAGAATTCGAAGGCACCGGAATCGGCCTGGCCAGCGTACGACGTATCGTCGAGCGCCATGATGGGCAGGTTTGGGCAAACGGTGAAGTCAACCAGGGCGCGACGTTCTTCTTTTCGCTGCCCAGGCTCACCTATGCGTCATCCAATTAG